The genomic region CATTTCTAatgaacagaatgaagcagaaatgATGATGCGGGGCTTGAAAACTGGGAGCTAAAAGGTACTTCAGCTTCCTCCTTTGCTCTCCCCCGGAATCTGGGGGAAGCCGGCTGCCATCTCATGAGGAAACTTAAGCAGCTCTCTGGAGGAGACACTCATGTAGCAAGGACCTCCTGCCCACAATGATGTGAAGCGGCTCTTCCAGCTCcaatcaagccttcagatgactgcagccctgCCTGGCTGACTTCTTGACTTAAGTCCCATCCCACCATCCCATAATGGCACAATCGCCTTTAACCACAACCCAGAtccctggtggcttccctggtagctcagctaataaagaatccgcctgccatgtgggagacccaggtttgatccctgggtcgggaagtttccctgaagaagggaacggctactgtccagtactctggcctggagaattccttggactatagagtctgtggtgtcgcaaagagttggacacgactgagtgactttcactccacAGCCCAGAGAGCTTTACGTTCCCAAGTGGTTTCACATTCACTGTTTCATTAGAGGCAAACATCCCTAACGAGGAGGCCagggtttatttttctatttaacaaatgaagaaactggggaGAGGCAGGCAAAGGCAGAAGCAGAGTCTAGCCCTAAGGCCATGGCAGTTCTGGAGGAAGAATGAAGGTCTCCAATGACCTGAGGACACAGTGAATCCTCCCTTCGCTTGACCTGGCCTGCACCCCACATTGGAGGGCACCCCGCACCTGAAGCGCAGTGTGTTGTAATGGTTAACAACCCAGCTGGTCTACTCTGGTCCAATACTTGACAGCTGTGGGGGCAAGTCGCTCTCTGAACCTTAAGTCCCCTCATCTGTAGGCTGGATCTCTCACAGTTCTTACAAAGATCAGTGATATTCAAGAGGGCATGGTGCAGGCACCTTAATAAATGGGGGTGCTCATGCTGTCATTGTGGTTAACCAAGATACATAATCCCTTGCCCCACACACTGCACATGAGTGTGAAGCATGTCCCCAACCCATGCCATGGCAGTgatggagaaaggagagaaggatggGGCCAGGTGCTGGGGTAGGAGGTGAGCTCTTTACCTTTTCACTTCCAACCCTGGTCTCATCTCAGAGGCCTGCCCCTTTTCCCACTACAGCCCTATTTCCTCCAATTGAGATTAGATGAGGAGTCAAATGAGGCTTTTTAACCCCACAACAAGTATGgggacctggcaggctgcacAGGACAGGACAGCCCCTTGAAGCCCTCAGAGGTGAGACATCTGGTCAGACAAGGCGGTACCTGAGGAAGACTAGGGGGGAGAGGAGTTGGCTGGCTCGGAGGACAGACACCCCGGCCTCTTCCTACTTCTCACTAGTTGGCAGAACCAGCTTCTCAAAGGGTGGGAGGAGAGATACGAAGACTCCATCACAGCCTCACCAGTAGTCAAAGGCTGGAAGCAAGAATTACTCTTACCACTTAGCTGAGAGGGACACTGAAGCCCAATCAGGCTAAGTACCAAAACCAAGTTTGCCCACGATGCTAAAGAGTTAGCATGAAAACACAGCATTCTGACCCCTGAGGGAGGGCAGCTCGTGGGGTGTTAGGACGAGCACTGCATTTGACGTCAGATGACCTCTTGTTGACCATGTTGTCATGGTTACCCTGACCACACGCTCACAGAATGTCAGGGGCCATGCTCAGTGTGTTGGCAGCATCATCCCATTCCAAGGCGCACCTGGCTTACAAACAAGTCCAAGTTTACCCACccagttatatttaaaatggaatatttcacacaaaaataTTCATATCTGGCTTCCTCTGAAATGTCAGGAGCCCTGACCCAAAGGGCCCAGGTTGATAATAATAGGCAGCCAGCCCCTTCCACTGGGGCACATGTGTTTCGGTCAGTTCCCCTCCAGCCCATTCATCCTTAGTGGGCATGTGTGTTTGTGACCCGTGACCTAAGAAAGTTCTCACAATCCTTACAGAGGTACTATTACCTTCAtgttacagagaaggaaatggaggttCAGAAGTTAAGGAACCTGGTTACACAGGCTGAGATTCAGACCTGGATGTGTCTCtctccaaagcccatgctcttcTCACCACCCAGCCCGGCTACTCAAGTTATTCCCTGCTTTGAGCCTCACTTTCTCCTCTGTTAAATAGAGAGAATGACTTCTGCCCTGAGGGGGACCCTGCTAAGATCTTCAAGAGAGGAGGCAAGCACTGTATGAACTCAGGCAAGCCCTGCTTGGGGAGCCCAGGTCACATGACCCTTGGCCAGGGGTGCAGGGTGGAACCCACCTTCTTGGGCAGGAAGTGGACCCCGACAGGGTACTTGTCCGGGTGGGTCCAGAGCTCGATCTGCGCCAGCACCTGGTTGGTGAAGGAGTTGCTCATCACAAAGCTAGGGTGGCCCATGGCACAGCCCAGGTTGACCAGCCGGCCCTCGGCCAGCAGGATGATGCGGCGCCCATTCTTCAACAAGTAGCGGTCCACCTGCAAGCGGGCAGAGCAGCGATAAGGACTGGCAGGCTCTGCTCCCAGTGTCCACCCCATCCTCATCCCATCCTCCTGCCCAGcagccctccctgcctccagcagtGCCCACAAAGGGCCTAGACTGCCCTAGAACAACCTCCAGCATAGGGACTGGCATACACAATTAATAATAAAAGCCAGTATTTATTAAACAACTCTGAGCTGCAGACCTCATACATCTACTATGAAAATTTAAAGAGCTCACATGTGCAAAGCACTTAGTTTAAGTATTACATATTAGCTAATGGTATTGTTAATATTATTACTGGCACAGTTACACACGTAACTGTACGTGTGTGTATAcaacatataaaaattacatttaattctactaataattctataaattaaatactggtattatccccatttcacagaaaaagaagctGAGGTTTAAAGGGTTAAGTTCCTTTTCCAGAGCCAGACATTACAAAGTGGCTGTAATTTGAGCCTGGACAGTCTGAGGACAGACCCCAGGTTCTCAATCACCATGCTTAGTAAAAAGCTGAATGtaggatttccctggcggtccagtagataagaatctgcctgccaatgcaggggacatgggtttgatccctggtccaggaagatcccacatgcctcggagcaactaagcccatgtgccataactactgagcctgcgcttgAGAGGCcatgttccacaagagaagccaccacaacaagaagcctgtgcactgccgCATGCTgctgcatgcagcaacgaagacccagagtaACCAAAAATGAAATCAACCAGTAAGACAGATGCGGTGGTACTCAACCTTGGCTGCATATCAGAATCCTCCAAGGAGCTTTAAAAACGAGGACCCTTGGCCTCCCTCCAAGATTCCAATTTAAGCAGCCTGAAACCTCTTCCTCCCACCCCGCTGCCCAGGTCGCCAGACACTCATCATCTGTCCTCCTCTGCGGCCAGCCCACAGGCACGCCCCCACTCGGCGCTCCATCTGCCGAGCCTGCTGGCAGGGCTGGGTTCCTCACCTGGGGCTTGATGTTCACCTTCTCCACAGCGTTCTCATTCAGCCACTTGACATCGATCTCCACGTCAAAGTGCCCGATGTTACACACAATGGCATCATCTTTCATCTGTTCAAAGTGCCTGTGGGGGAGCATCAGTCCGTGAGACAGGGTCAGCAACCAAGGGCAGCCCCACGCCTGCCCCCTCTTTCACTCCCTAGGACCCCCACCACCACACCAGCACCTACTGGCCAACGATGATGTCGATACAGCCCGTGGTGGTGACAAAGATGTTGCCCTCCTGACAGGCCTCATCCATGGTGGTCACCTCGTAGCCTGTGTAGAGACAGCCCCCGTGGGTCAGCCAGCATGGCCACGCCCCTCCTCTGGCCCACAGCTGACGGCCAACCCCCGCTCTATCATACCCTCCATGGCAGCTTGAAGTGCGTTGATGGGGTCAATCTCCGTGATGATGACGCGGGCCCCGAATCCCCTCAGGGCCTGGGCACAGCCCTTGCCCACGTCGCCATAGCCCGCGACCACTGCCACCTTGCCCGCAATCATGACGTCTGTGGCCCGCTTGATGCCATCTATGAGGGACTCCCGGCAGCCATAGAGGTTGTCAAACTTGCTCTGAGAGGAGAGGGGGTGAGGCAGGGATGGGGGCAGGCAAAGCCCTGGGGCCTCAGACCCACTCTCAACATCTCAGCCTCCTGGGCCTTGGGCTGATCACCTCCTGGGACTTCCCACCAGCTAGAGTGTTCATGTGCCCCTTGCCCCTGCTCAGCCCCACCCCTTTCTCGCCAGTCTTTCTCAGCCAGTCCAGAAGGCTTCCTGAGGATCGACTATGCGAGACTGCCCAAAGAACCTGCTTCACTTTAAACCTCCCGATGCCCAGCTCTGAGGATCGCTGCGTAATCCTTTGTCTCTTTAATGCACTCACCACTCTATCTACAACGCCTTTCCCCACCAAGTGAGGGCTAAATTCCTCATCGGCAGCCTCCCCGGGGGCCCCCTCCAGGGCCTACTCCTGAGCTGCTCTGGAGTCCAAAAGCAGGAGCCATTCCTGCTCCCCAGGCTCACCTTGGTGACAGAGTCGTTGACATTGATGGCCGGCACCTTCAGGATCCCGTTGGCCATCATCTTGTACAGGTTGTGGACCCCCGTCGTGGTCTCTTCAGAGATGCCTCGGATGCCTGAACAAGAGGGGAGGGGACAGATTTTAGGCCTGGAAGGAGTGGCCTCTGGGATGGGACTCCAAGAGCCTAAGAGAGCCCACAACTGAACTCACCTAAATTCCTCACCTTTGCCTTCCAAAGATGCTCCTCTTTCTGGGTTCCCATCTCTGGAACCTATACCACAGTCCACCTAATCACCTGGGCCAGCATGAGGGAGGAGTCGGCACCTTCACTAAGCCTCATGATTCTATCTCCCAACAACTTGCAGACTCTCCATCCCCGCTGCCCTCGTCCCTGCCACAACGTGTCCTCTACACAGC from Muntiacus reevesi chromosome 2, mMunRee1.1, whole genome shotgun sequence harbors:
- the AHCY gene encoding adenosylhomocysteinase; this encodes MSDKLPYKVADITLAAWGRKALDLAENEMPGLMHMREMYSASKPLKGARIAGCLHMTVETAVLIETLVALGAEVRWASCNIFSTQDHAAAAIAKAGIPVYAWKGETDEEYLWCIEQTLHFKDGPLNMILDDGGDLTNLIHTKYPQLLSGIRGISEETTTGVHNLYKMMANGILKVPAINVNDSVTKSKFDNLYGCRESLIDGIKRATDVMIAGKVAVVAGYGDVGKGCAQALRGFGARVIITEIDPINALQAAMEGYEVTTMDEACQEGNIFVTTTGCIDIIVGQHFEQMKDDAIVCNIGHFDVEIDVKWLNENAVEKVNIKPQVDRYLLKNGRRIILLAEGRLVNLGCAMGHPSFVMSNSFTNQVLAQIELWTHPDKYPVGVHFLPKKLDEAVAEAHLGKLNVKLTKLTEKQAQYLGMPREGPFKPDHYRY